In Streptomyces sp. NBC_00344, the genomic window TCTCCGCGACGGCGGAGGTCGCCGCGTGAGGACCGCCCGTACGACGCAGATCTTCTACGCCTCCACCCTCTACGGAGCGGCCACCCTCGCCGCCGCGATCGACAGCGGCTGTTTCGGACCTGCCGACCGCAGGCTCCTGCTGGTCAGCAATAACGCGGGCATTCCGGAGACCACTCCCCCGCTCGACCGGATGCCCGGATTCGGTGAGCTGCGCGCACGGTTCGACGGGGTGCTCTCCTGGAACGAGACCATCGCCCCGCTCCACCCGGGCGGCTGGGCCCCGAGGCCCGACGACATCCCGCTGTGGGAGCGGCAGTTGAGGCTGCTGTGGGATCTGGGGGACGACCGGATCGAGCTGGCGGTCGAGTCCATCCAGGTCAACCCGGCGCAGGCACTCGCCCAGCTCTTCCAGGACGCCCCGGTGACGGTGTACGCGGACGGGCTGATGTCGTACGGCCCCACCCGCAACAAGATCGATCCGCTGATCGGCACCCGGGTCCGCGCACTGCTGCATCTGGATCTGGTCCCTGGCCTGAAGCCGCTGCTGCTGGCCGAGTTCGGGGTGGAACCGGAGATCGTCCCCACCGCCGCCTTCGTCAAGGTGCTCAGTGAACTGGCGTCGTCGGCGACCGGGCTGCCCGACTGCGCGGAGCCTCCGGCCCTGCTGCTCGGCCAGTATCTTTCGGCCCTGGAGATCCTCACTCCGCAGGAGGAGGAGGACCTGCACGTGCGGATGCTCCGCGGCGCGGTCGAGCGCGGTCACCGCACGATCGTGTTCAAGCCGCATCCGACGGCGCCGGCCCGCTGGTCGAGGCTGCTGGAGAAGGAAGCGGCGAAACTCGGCGTCGAACTGAGTGTGGTGGAGCAGCCGTTGCTCGCCGAGACGCTCTACGAACGGGTCCGCCCCGCCCTGGTGGTGGGGTGCTTCTCCACCGCGCTGCTGACGGCGAGCGCCTTCTACGCCATCCCGGTCGCCCGCACCGGCACGGATCTGCTGCTCGACCGGCTCTCCCCCTACCAGAACAGCAATCGCGTGCCGGTGACCATCGTCGACGCGCTGCTGCCGCAGCTGGAGGACCTGGACGCCCCGCGCGTCACCGATCTGTCCGGACTCGTGTCGGCCGTGGGCTTCGCCATGCAGCCCCAGTTGCGGCCCGATCTCCGTCCCGCCGCCGAGGCGTTTCTCGCCCGTCATCTCGACAGCCGCACCTGGCGGTACTTCAAGCGGCGCCGGCTGACCGTGCTGGGCCTGCCCGGCGCCGTGCCGCCGCAGCTGGCGTTCATCCCCCGCAACGCGACCGTGCGGCGGGTGGCCCGGCGGGCACGCTCACTCAAGAGAGTTGCCATCGGATGACCTCCGTACCGGTGTCCGCGCCGGCCGCCGCCGCAGGCCCGGCGTCCGCGGCGGCTGTCGCCGGCCCTGCGGCGGAAGCGGCGCCCGTGTCCCGGTCCGGCGGGCGGCTGCGGGCGCTCGACGGGCTGCGGCTGGTCGCCGCCCTGATGGTCGCGGCCTACCACTACGGGGGCCGGGACGGGGACATCACCCGTGCCTGGGGCAGCTCGCCACGGCACCAGTTCCCCACCCTGCACGCATGGTTCGCCTATGGCTGCCTCGGGGTGCAGATCTTCTTCGTCATCAGCGGCTTCGTGATCTGCATGAGCGGCTGGGGCCGCCCGCTGCGGTCCTTCTTCGCCTCGCGCGTCGCCCGGCTCTATCCCGCGTACTGGGTGGCCATCATCCTGGTCACCGCGACGTTCGCGCTGCCCTGGGTCGCGTACCGCACGGTCTCGCCCAGTGATGCGCTGGTCAACCTCACGATGCTTCAGCAGCCGGTCGGGGCCGAGCGGGTGCTGGGGGTGTGCTGGACGCTCTGGGCCGAGCTGCGCTTCTACGTCCTCTTCGCACTCTGCGTGGTCCTGCCCGGCGCGACCCGGCAGCGTGTGCTGATCTTCTGCGGGGTGTGGACCCTGGCCGCCGCGATCACCGACGCGGTGGGCGAGCCGCTGCCGGCCATGGTGCTGATGCCGCAGTACGCTCCGTTCTTCATCGGCGGTATAGGCCTCTATCTGCTGCACCGCGATCGCCGGGACGTGAGCGCCTGGGGGGTCGTGGGGGTCAGCTGGGCGATCGGGCAGCACTACGCGGTCGACGGCCTGTGGCACAAGCCCGATCCGGCGTTCTTCTCCTACCGGCACCCGTCAGTGATCATCGCGATCGTCACCCTGGGATTCGTCCTGGTCGGCCTGGTCGCCCTGGGGCATCTGCGCTGGGCGCACTGGCGCTGGCTCAGCGCCGCCGGGGCGCTGACCTATCCCTTCTACCTGGTGCACGAACACCTGGGATGGGTGGTGGTGGGCGTACTCCACCGGAAGCTGGGGATCCCCGCGTACGGCACGCTCATCCTCACCGTCGCCCTGATGCTGGGGCTGGCCCGGCTGCTCAACCGCTGCGTGGAGGAGCCTCTGGCGCCCCTGCTGCGCAGAAGCCTGGCCCGGGTCACCCTTCCGGGTTCCCGGTGACGCTTCCCGGGCCGTACACCGCCTCGACCCCCGCGACGACGAGCCGCAGCCCCTCCTCGAAGCGCCGGTCGTAGTCGGTGAAGATCTCCCGGCCCGCCGCCGCTGTCAGCGGATAGTCGGCCAGCCTGCGGGCGCGTTCCTCGATGTCGTAACCCTCGCGGCGTTCCTCCGGCATCGGCTGGACACCCTGTTCCTCGATGACGAAGCCCACGGTGTAGGAGTATGCCGTGGTGCCCGCCCCGACCGCCTGCGCGAGACCGAATCCGCAGGCGGTCATCGCGCTCAGATGTCTCTCCAGTGAGTTTGCGTGCTCGGTGCCGGTGAAGCGGGCGCCGCTGTACACGCGGGCTCCGTCACGATGGCGCAGCAGCATGGCGCGCAGGGCCCGGTTGTAGGCCAGCAGCCCCTGCTGCCAGCTGCCGTCCGTCGCCGGCAGGTCCTCTGCGGCCATCCGCCGGTACATCTCCGTCGCCATCTCGTCGAGCAGCGCCTGTTTGTCCTTGAAGTGCCAGTAGAGCGCGGGTGCCTTGACGCCGAGTTCCCTGGCGATGGCGCGCAGCGACAGCCCGTCGAGGCCCACCTCGTCCAGCAGCCGCAGCGCGGTCGCGGCGACGCGTGTCCGGTCGATCTTCGTTGTTCCCACCTTGACAACTTAACAGCGTTAAGGGCACTCTCGGAACCATGGAACTTAACGATGTTAAGGAAACCGACGTCCTGATCGTCGGCGCGGGCCCCACCGGCCTCGCCCTGGCCGTCGATCTGGCCCGTCGGGGGGTGCGTACGGTCGTCGCCGAGAAGGCCGGGGGGCTCTTCCCCGGCTCCCGGGGCAAGGGCATCCAGCCGCGCACCCTGGAGGTCTTCGACGACCTCGGGGTGGTCGGAGACGTGCTGGAGGCGAGCGGCCCCGCTCCGGTCCAGATGATCTGGCAGAACGGCGAGCGGCAGGGCGAGCGCACCATGTTCGAACCGGTCGAAGCGACCCCGGCAGCGCCGTACGCCGGAATGCCGCGCATCCTGCCGCAGTGGCGCACCCAGCAGATCCTGCACGCGCGGCTGACCGGACTGGGCGGTGAAGTGACCTTCGGTGCCGCGCTGACATCGATCAGCCAGGACGGGTCCGGGGTCACCGCCACGCTCTCCGCCGGCGGCCGGGTGCGCGCCCGCTATGCCGTGGCGGCGGACGGCGGCCGCTCCACGGTCCGTGCCGCGCTCGGCATCGGAATGACCGGCGAGGCCCTGGACCCCTCGTCCCTGCTGGTCGCCGACGTCCGGGTGCCGGCTCTCGACCGGCTGAACTGGCATGTCTTCCCCGCCGACGCGGGCTTCCTGGTGCTCTGTCCGCTGCCCGGCACCGAGGACTTCCAGCTGGCCGCGCAGTTCCCCGGCGGTGAGCGTCCCGACCTCTCCCGGGAAGGCGTACGCGCGCTGGTCGCCGCCCGTACCCATCTCGCCGCGGACGACGTCACCGACGTGCTGTGGGCATCGGACTTCCGCCCGCGCGCGGCGCTGGCCGACCGGTTCCGCGAGGGGCGGGTCTTTCTGGCGGGCGATGCCGCACATGTCCATTCACCGGCCGGCGGCCAGGGCCTCAACACCAGCATCCAGGACGCGTACAACCTGGGGTGGAAGCTTGCCAGGGTCCTGCGCGACGGAGCCCCGGTGTCCCTCCTCGACTCGTACGAGGAGGAGCGCCGCCCCAACGCGGCTCAGATGCTGGGCCTTTCCACCCGTGTGCACCGCGGTGAGCAGCAGCGCGGCGCGGCCACCCAGCAGCTGGGCATCGGATACCGCGGCGGCCCGCTCTCGGTCGGCGCCGCGGGCGAACTGGCGGCGGGCGACCGGGCACCGGACGGTCCCGTGGCCGACGGCACGCTCTTCGACACGTTCCGGGGCCCGCACTTCACCCTGCTCGCGGTGGGAACGGACGCCGGCATCCCGCCACTGGACGCGGCGGCCGTGCACGTCCTGCGCATCGACGCGTACGAGCCGTACGGCAAGGGTCTCTTCCTCGTCCGGCCCGACGGCTACATCGGCTGGGCGGGTGCGGACACGACCGGGCTGGCCGCCTACCTCACACGCTGCTGAGCGAGAGCTTCGCGGCGAAGCCCAGGAAGAGCGCACCGGCCGCGGTGGTCAGGCCCGCCGAGAGCCGCCTGCGGCGGCGGAACGCGGCGGCGAGGCGGGTGCCGCCGAATATGAGCAGGGTCAGATAGACGAAGCTCGCCGCCTGGGCCAGCGCACCGAGCACCACGAAGGAAAGCGCCGGGTAGGCGTAGTGCGGGTCGACGAACTGCACGAAGAACGAGATGAAGAAGAGGATCGCCTTCGGGTTGAACAGGCTGACCACGAGAGCACGGCGGTAGGGCCGTTCCAGAGCGGCGGCCGGCTCATCACCTGCCGCCTCCGCCGCCCCTTCGCGGCGGTCGGCCCACAGTCCGCGGGCCGTCCGGACCATGCCGAACGCCAGGTAGGTGAGATACCCGGCTCCCGCGTACTTCACCGCGCCGAACAGCAGCGGGTTGGCCTGGAGCAACGAGGCCACGCCCGCCGCGGAGAGCGTCATCAGCACGGCGTCCCCGCAGAACACTCCGGCCGCCGCGGTGTATCCGGTCCGCACCCCCCGCCGGGCCGCGACGGAGAGCACATACAGCGAATTGGGGCCCGGCAGCAGAATGATCAGCACCAGGCCGGCGAGATAGGTCGGGAGATCAGTGACGCCAAGCATGGAACGAGTCTCGCACGCGGGTACGACACCCGGACCAGCGGCTTCCCCCTGCCGGGCGAACCCTCCGGACGGCAGGGGGCAGGGAAGTGCGGGGAGGATCCGCAGCCCCGGCCGGGGCACTCAGAACGCGTCGGTCGGCACGTGGTTTCCCCACACCTCGCGCAGCGCGTTGCAGACCTCACCGACCGTGGCCCGCGCCTTGAGGGCGTCCTTCATGGGATAGAGGACGTTGTCGGTGCCCGATGCCGCCCTCTTCATCTCCGCGAGCGCCGCGTCGACCGCCGACTGGTCCCGGCCGGCGCGCAGCGCGGCGAGACGCTGTGCCTGCTGTGCCTCGATCGCGGGGTCGACGCGCAGCGGCTCGTACGGCTCCTCGGCGTCGAGCTGATAGCGGTTGACGCCGACGACGACGCGTTCCCCGCTGTCGGTCTCCTGGGCGATGCGGTACGCGTTGCGTTCGATCTCGTTCTTCTGGAAGCCGTTCTCGATGGCGCTGACCGCTCCGCCCAGGTCCTCCACCCGCTCCATCAGCGCCAGGGCCGCTTCCTCCACCTCGTCGGTCATCCGCTCCACCACGTAGGAGCCGGCGAACGGGTCGACGGTGGCGGTGACATCCGTTTCATAGGCCAGGACCTGCTGGGTGCGCAGCGCGAGGCGTGCCGACTTGTCGGTCGGCAGGGCGATCGCCTCGTCGAAGGAGTTCGTGTGCAGTGACTGGGTACCGCCGAGCACGGCCGCGAGACCCTGCACGGCGACCCGGACCAGGTTGACCTCGGGCTGCTGGGCGGTGAGCTGGACACCCGCGGTCTGGGTGTGGAAGCGCAGCATCAGCGACTTGGGGTTCTTCGCGTTGAACTCCTCACGCATCACTCTGGCCCAGATCCTGCGGGCCGCGCGGAACTTGGCGACCTCTTCGAGGATCGTCGTGCGCGAGACGAAGAAGAACGACAGCCGCGGCGCGAAGTCGTCGACATCCATGCCAGCCGCGACCGCGGTACGGACGTACTCGATGCCGTCCGCGAGGGTGAAGGCGATCTCCTGCGCCGGCGAGGCGCCTGCTTCGGCCATGTGGTAGCCGGAGATCGAGATGGTGTTCCACCTGGGGATCTCGGCGTTGCAGTACTTGAAGATGTCCGCGATCAGGCGGAGTGACGGTTTGGGCGGAAAGATATAGGTTCCGCGCGCGATGTACTCCTTGAGTACATCGTTCTGAATCGTCCCGGTGATCCTGTCGGCCGGCACCCCCTGCTCCTCGCCCACCAGCTGGTACATCAGCAGGAGCAGCGCGGCCGGGGCGTTGATCGTCATCGAGGTGGAGACCTTGTCGAGCGGAATCCCGCCGAACAGCACGCGCATGTCGTCGATCGAGTCGATGGCGACACCCACCTTGCCGACCTCGCCCGAAGCGATCGCGGCATCACTGTCGTGTCCCATCTGGGTCGGCAGGTCGAAGGCGACCGAGAGGCCCATGGTGCCGTGGGCGATGAGCTGCTTGTAGCGGGCGTTGGACTCGGTGGCCGTACCGAAGCCGGCGTACTGGCGCATCGTCCACGGCCTGCCGGTGTACATCGAGGGGTAGACCCCCCGGGTGAACGGGTAGGCCCCCGGTGCGCCCAGCTTCTCGGCCGGGTCCCACCCGTCGAGCGCGTCGGGACCGTACAGCGGCTCGATCGGCAGCCCGCTCTCGTTGATGCGTCCCTCGCCGGATTCGTGCGCCATCCGCTGTGCCTCCCGCTCAAGCTACTCACTGGTAAGTCCCGGTCCTCGCGACGGACTGTAGTGGCGGGCAC contains:
- a CDS encoding acyltransferase family protein; the protein is MTSVPVSAPAAAAGPASAAAVAGPAAEAAPVSRSGGRLRALDGLRLVAALMVAAYHYGGRDGDITRAWGSSPRHQFPTLHAWFAYGCLGVQIFFVISGFVICMSGWGRPLRSFFASRVARLYPAYWVAIILVTATFALPWVAYRTVSPSDALVNLTMLQQPVGAERVLGVCWTLWAELRFYVLFALCVVLPGATRQRVLIFCGVWTLAAAITDAVGEPLPAMVLMPQYAPFFIGGIGLYLLHRDRRDVSAWGVVGVSWAIGQHYAVDGLWHKPDPAFFSYRHPSVIIAIVTLGFVLVGLVALGHLRWAHWRWLSAAGALTYPFYLVHEHLGWVVVGVLHRKLGIPAYGTLILTVALMLGLARLLNRCVEEPLAPLLRRSLARVTLPGSR
- a CDS encoding alpha-2,8-polysialyltransferase family protein — encoded protein: MRTARTTQIFYASTLYGAATLAAAIDSGCFGPADRRLLLVSNNAGIPETTPPLDRMPGFGELRARFDGVLSWNETIAPLHPGGWAPRPDDIPLWERQLRLLWDLGDDRIELAVESIQVNPAQALAQLFQDAPVTVYADGLMSYGPTRNKIDPLIGTRVRALLHLDLVPGLKPLLLAEFGVEPEIVPTAAFVKVLSELASSATGLPDCAEPPALLLGQYLSALEILTPQEEEDLHVRMLRGAVERGHRTIVFKPHPTAPARWSRLLEKEAAKLGVELSVVEQPLLAETLYERVRPALVVGCFSTALLTASAFYAIPVARTGTDLLLDRLSPYQNSNRVPVTIVDALLPQLEDLDAPRVTDLSGLVSAVGFAMQPQLRPDLRPAAEAFLARHLDSRTWRYFKRRRLTVLGLPGAVPPQLAFIPRNATVRRVARRARSLKRVAIG
- a CDS encoding FAD-dependent monooxygenase — encoded protein: MELNDVKETDVLIVGAGPTGLALAVDLARRGVRTVVAEKAGGLFPGSRGKGIQPRTLEVFDDLGVVGDVLEASGPAPVQMIWQNGERQGERTMFEPVEATPAAPYAGMPRILPQWRTQQILHARLTGLGGEVTFGAALTSISQDGSGVTATLSAGGRVRARYAVAADGGRSTVRAALGIGMTGEALDPSSLLVADVRVPALDRLNWHVFPADAGFLVLCPLPGTEDFQLAAQFPGGERPDLSREGVRALVAARTHLAADDVTDVLWASDFRPRAALADRFREGRVFLAGDAAHVHSPAGGQGLNTSIQDAYNLGWKLARVLRDGAPVSLLDSYEEERRPNAAQMLGLSTRVHRGEQQRGAATQQLGIGYRGGPLSVGAAGELAAGDRAPDGPVADGTLFDTFRGPHFTLLAVGTDAGIPPLDAAAVHVLRIDAYEPYGKGLFLVRPDGYIGWAGADTTGLAAYLTRC
- a CDS encoding acyl-CoA mutase large subunit family protein — translated: MAHESGEGRINESGLPIEPLYGPDALDGWDPAEKLGAPGAYPFTRGVYPSMYTGRPWTMRQYAGFGTATESNARYKQLIAHGTMGLSVAFDLPTQMGHDSDAAIASGEVGKVGVAIDSIDDMRVLFGGIPLDKVSTSMTINAPAALLLLMYQLVGEEQGVPADRITGTIQNDVLKEYIARGTYIFPPKPSLRLIADIFKYCNAEIPRWNTISISGYHMAEAGASPAQEIAFTLADGIEYVRTAVAAGMDVDDFAPRLSFFFVSRTTILEEVAKFRAARRIWARVMREEFNAKNPKSLMLRFHTQTAGVQLTAQQPEVNLVRVAVQGLAAVLGGTQSLHTNSFDEAIALPTDKSARLALRTQQVLAYETDVTATVDPFAGSYVVERMTDEVEEAALALMERVEDLGGAVSAIENGFQKNEIERNAYRIAQETDSGERVVVGVNRYQLDAEEPYEPLRVDPAIEAQQAQRLAALRAGRDQSAVDAALAEMKRAASGTDNVLYPMKDALKARATVGEVCNALREVWGNHVPTDAF
- the leuE gene encoding leucine efflux protein LeuE, translated to MLGVTDLPTYLAGLVLIILLPGPNSLYVLSVAARRGVRTGYTAAAGVFCGDAVLMTLSAAGVASLLQANPLLFGAVKYAGAGYLTYLAFGMVRTARGLWADRREGAAEAAGDEPAAALERPYRRALVVSLFNPKAILFFISFFVQFVDPHYAYPALSFVVLGALAQAASFVYLTLLIFGGTRLAAAFRRRRRLSAGLTTAAGALFLGFAAKLSLSSV
- a CDS encoding TetR/AcrR family transcriptional regulator C-terminal domain-containing protein, yielding MGTTKIDRTRVAATALRLLDEVGLDGLSLRAIARELGVKAPALYWHFKDKQALLDEMATEMYRRMAAEDLPATDGSWQQGLLAYNRALRAMLLRHRDGARVYSGARFTGTEHANSLERHLSAMTACGFGLAQAVGAGTTAYSYTVGFVIEEQGVQPMPEERREGYDIEERARRLADYPLTAAAGREIFTDYDRRFEEGLRLVVAGVEAVYGPGSVTGNPEG